In Sutterella faecalis, a genomic segment contains:
- a CDS encoding LrgB family protein yields MEDIFLNAFAHLETNPAFWLCLTLALYVFGQVVFRAAKFNPFASPIIISVAILITLLVVTGISYDTYFAGAGFIHFLLGPATVVLAVPIYEQRSKLARLWLPLSLGLLAGCTAAIVSVILIGSALGVSSATLMSLVPKSVTTPIAMGISESIGGLPDLTAALVVLTGMTGSIIGRPLFKLLRIRSEPVCGCALGLSAHGMGTGAAFLIGQKAGAFAGLAMGVSGIISAFLAPLLAFPIMHLLGR; encoded by the coding sequence ATGGAAGACATCTTCCTCAATGCTTTTGCCCATTTGGAAACAAATCCGGCATTCTGGCTCTGCCTGACGCTTGCGCTCTACGTCTTTGGTCAGGTCGTATTCCGCGCAGCGAAATTCAATCCCTTCGCGAGCCCGATCATTATTTCGGTTGCCATCCTCATCACGCTTCTTGTCGTTACAGGCATTTCGTACGACACCTATTTCGCGGGAGCGGGATTCATTCACTTTCTGCTCGGCCCGGCAACAGTCGTATTGGCTGTGCCGATTTATGAACAGCGCTCCAAGCTTGCCCGCCTCTGGCTCCCGCTCTCGCTCGGGCTTCTTGCCGGCTGCACGGCCGCCATCGTTTCCGTGATCCTCATCGGGAGCGCCCTCGGCGTATCGTCGGCAACGCTGATGTCTCTCGTGCCGAAATCGGTCACGACGCCGATCGCCATGGGCATTTCGGAAAGCATCGGCGGTCTGCCGGATCTGACAGCTGCACTCGTCGTGCTTACCGGCATGACGGGCTCGATCATCGGCCGTCCGCTCTTCAAGCTCCTCAGGATCCGCTCCGAACCGGTCTGCGGCTGCGCACTCGGCCTCTCTGCGCACGGCATGGGCACGGGCGCTGCATTCCTGATTGGTCAGAAGGCAGGCGCCTTCGCCGGCCTTGCAATGGGCGTTTCCGGCATTATTTCCGCCTTCCTGGCTCCGCTTCTCGCCTTCCCGATCATGCATTTGCTCGGTCGTTAA
- a CDS encoding NAD(P)H-dependent flavin oxidoreductase, whose amino-acid sequence MTSTSESIGILEEAQRREKEFAARLGIERAVLSAPMTGTAGAKLVAAVSAAGGLGVLPTGGMTAEDIRKSAEEIRSLTDKPFAIQIRIPPKVTHRQEDLHELAEGLSEVLKDLELPDPLSPEGEAFYDFASARERESFDERFATILAAKPSAVISTSGGFREPEAEALFDARIMNIGTATTLREAKVLRAARVDAIICQGSEAAGPRSNFEDPDDVLTGLMSLVPAAARATRLPVIAAGGISEGTQALGALLAGASGVMAGTAFLSACESLASPYVRNVLIWATAAHLTMTRLYTGRLVRALRSPLLDALQDYEPRLPAWPSPEALMRPLTEAARRQGREELEAVYLGQSAGRSNWRTAREAVEALSKYF is encoded by the coding sequence ATGACGAGTACGTCGGAATCGATCGGCATTCTTGAAGAGGCGCAGCGGCGGGAAAAGGAGTTTGCTGCTCGTCTCGGCATTGAGCGCGCAGTGCTTTCTGCGCCGATGACGGGAACGGCCGGGGCGAAACTGGTTGCGGCAGTGAGCGCTGCCGGGGGGCTTGGCGTGCTTCCGACGGGCGGCATGACGGCGGAAGATATCCGGAAGTCGGCAGAGGAAATTCGGAGCCTTACGGATAAGCCCTTTGCCATTCAGATTCGAATTCCCCCGAAAGTCACGCATCGTCAAGAGGATCTTCATGAGCTCGCCGAAGGCCTTTCGGAAGTACTGAAGGATCTGGAGCTTCCTGATCCGCTCTCGCCCGAGGGTGAAGCGTTCTACGATTTTGCTTCAGCGCGCGAGCGTGAATCCTTTGATGAGCGTTTTGCAACCATTCTTGCAGCAAAGCCTTCGGCTGTTATTTCGACTTCCGGGGGCTTCCGCGAGCCCGAGGCGGAAGCGCTCTTCGATGCCCGGATCATGAATATCGGCACGGCGACAACGCTTCGCGAAGCCAAGGTGCTGCGAGCGGCCAGGGTGGATGCAATTATTTGCCAGGGGTCTGAAGCGGCCGGACCGAGGTCTAATTTTGAGGATCCCGACGACGTGCTCACGGGCCTGATGAGTCTCGTTCCGGCGGCGGCGCGCGCTACGCGACTTCCGGTGATCGCTGCGGGCGGCATCTCAGAAGGAACTCAGGCGCTGGGTGCGCTTCTCGCCGGGGCAAGCGGCGTAATGGCTGGTACGGCCTTTCTTTCAGCGTGCGAGTCGCTCGCGAGCCCCTATGTGAGAAATGTCCTCATCTGGGCAACTGCGGCGCACCTCACGATGACAAGACTCTATACGGGACGGCTTGTGCGGGCGCTTCGTTCGCCGCTTCTTGACGCGCTTCAGGATTATGAGCCGAGGCTCCCGGCCTGGCCTTCCCCCGAGGCACTGATGAGGCCGCTCACGGAAGCCGCTCGCCGGCAGGGCCGCGAGGAGCTCGAGGCGGTTTATCTCGGGCAGTCTGCTGGCAGAAGCAACTGGCGTACTGCCCGGGAGGCAGTTGAAGCGCTCTCCAAATACTTCTAA
- the mnmA gene encoding tRNA 2-thiouridine(34) synthase MnmA has translation MSKEKVVVGLSGGVDSSVSAWLLKEQGYEVIGLFMKNWEDDDDSEYCSSRQDFIDATAVADVIGIDIEAVNFAREYKERVFSDFLREYSAGRTPNPDILCNSEIKFRAFLDHAMRMGADWIATGHYARVRRDNGMTELLRGVDPGKDQSYFLHRLSQEQIRRVLFPVGGMLKTEVRRIADEIGLPNAKKKDSTGICFIGERPFREFLNRYLPTKPGPIKTPDGKIVGEHIGLSFYTLGQRKGIGVGGQQDSTGEPWFVAAKDLKTNTLWICQGHDHPWLLSHELTAVHPSWISGVAPDPSLPVTVKTRYRQKDGPCRIGSITPDSFELLFDEPQWAATPGQSAVLYQGDVCLGGGFIDVVER, from the coding sequence ATGTCTAAAGAAAAAGTCGTCGTCGGCCTCTCCGGAGGCGTGGATTCGTCTGTAAGCGCCTGGCTCCTCAAGGAACAAGGCTATGAAGTCATCGGTCTCTTCATGAAAAACTGGGAGGATGATGACGACAGCGAGTACTGCTCCTCGCGCCAGGACTTCATTGATGCGACGGCTGTCGCCGACGTGATCGGCATCGACATCGAGGCAGTCAATTTCGCGCGCGAATATAAGGAACGCGTCTTTTCCGACTTCCTTCGCGAATACTCTGCCGGCCGCACGCCCAATCCGGACATTCTCTGCAATTCTGAGATCAAGTTCCGGGCCTTTCTCGATCACGCCATGCGCATGGGCGCAGACTGGATTGCCACCGGCCACTATGCGCGCGTCAGACGCGACAACGGCATGACGGAACTTCTGCGGGGCGTCGATCCGGGCAAGGACCAGAGCTACTTCCTCCACCGGCTCTCCCAGGAACAGATCCGCCGGGTGCTTTTTCCCGTGGGCGGCATGCTGAAGACGGAAGTGCGCAGGATTGCTGACGAGATTGGCCTTCCCAATGCGAAAAAGAAGGACTCAACCGGAATCTGCTTCATCGGCGAACGTCCCTTCCGGGAGTTTCTCAATCGCTACCTCCCGACGAAGCCCGGCCCCATCAAAACGCCTGACGGAAAGATCGTGGGCGAACACATCGGCCTCTCCTTCTATACGCTCGGCCAAAGAAAGGGAATCGGCGTGGGCGGCCAGCAGGATTCAACGGGCGAACCCTGGTTCGTTGCCGCCAAGGATCTCAAGACCAATACGCTCTGGATCTGCCAGGGCCACGATCATCCCTGGCTTCTCTCGCATGAGCTCACTGCCGTACATCCGAGCTGGATTTCAGGCGTCGCTCCCGATCCGTCGCTTCCCGTGACCGTGAAGACCCGCTATCGCCAGAAGGACGGCCCCTGCAGAATCGGCTCCATCACGCCGGATTCCTTCGAACTGCTTTTTGACGAGCCTCAGTGGGCCGCCACTCCCGGACAGAGTGCGGTTCTCTACCAGGGAGACGTTTGTCTCGGAGGCGGCTTCATCGACGTAGTCGAGCGCTGA
- a CDS encoding TerC family protein — MIDILLGGDNAVVIAMACRNLPHEQRAKGIFWGTAGAIGLRVVLITFAVMLLDLPFLKVVGALLLLWIGVKLLIPEYDSHEKIEGSSKLLGAIKTIIVADFVMSFDNVIAIAGAAQQAHEAHQTLLVIFGLIVSVPFIVFGSQVVLKLLDRFPIIIYFGGGLLGWIAGGMIVSDGYVATHWPEFSFMAHYPFCIGGAAVVVIIGHLIARKKRAEHEAQLELRQVSPKAENAGEAKSE, encoded by the coding sequence ATGATCGACATCCTCCTTGGCGGCGACAATGCTGTCGTCATTGCCATGGCTTGCCGCAATCTGCCGCATGAGCAGCGTGCGAAAGGCATTTTCTGGGGTACCGCGGGCGCGATCGGTCTGCGCGTGGTGCTGATTACCTTTGCAGTGATGCTTCTCGACCTGCCCTTCCTCAAGGTCGTGGGCGCGCTCCTTCTGCTTTGGATCGGCGTCAAACTCCTGATTCCGGAATACGATTCACACGAAAAAATTGAAGGCAGCTCCAAGCTTCTCGGTGCCATCAAGACCATCATCGTTGCCGACTTCGTCATGTCGTTCGACAATGTGATTGCCATCGCGGGCGCGGCCCAGCAGGCGCATGAAGCGCATCAGACGCTGCTCGTCATCTTTGGCCTTATCGTTTCCGTGCCCTTCATCGTTTTCGGCAGCCAGGTCGTGCTGAAGCTCCTCGACCGCTTCCCGATCATCATTTACTTCGGCGGCGGTCTGCTTGGCTGGATCGCGGGCGGCATGATCGTTTCAGACGGTTATGTGGCGACGCACTGGCCGGAATTCAGCTTCATGGCGCACTATCCCTTCTGCATCGGCGGTGCGGCGGTAGTCGTCATCATCGGCCACCTGATTGCCCGCAAGAAGCGTGCGGAACATGAAGCTCAGCTTGAACTGCGCCAAGTTTCGCCCAAGGCGGAAAATGCCGGGGAAGCGAAGAGCGAGTAA